The Polyodon spathula isolate WHYD16114869_AA chromosome 3, ASM1765450v1, whole genome shotgun sequence genome has a segment encoding these proteins:
- the LOC121313555 gene encoding N-acetylneuraminate 9-O-acetyltransferase-like, with translation MIDSKVTLENSCETAPALGAAPESSEAERTKSTAESLAGFYAHISRLSTTAASRLSDCCHGGSKMAVLAYSRGKREINQYFTIENAKLLALVAVLLLLICHSVSRNYGGGDACERLLSSGRLLGENAWQPYGCMMHRYKSNEAKSCLSEKHIAFIGDSRIRQLFYSYVNIINFEVKEGGMKHENIVFEDRSASLKVDFLWQAEVNSSMKELLKAWTLEGTSLKPDMIVLGAATWSIKLHNGSTEALAQYKTNLTSIAQLLEKLAEHSEVIWVLQDPVLEDHLSDDRKMITNQQIDFYNEAAVSILDSINSVSKAKVQILRASRLAAEQTISKSSDGLHLPKSTRDISAMVLMNYFCNKILKPIDGSCCLPRPPSTLIQKLTACFFILSITGYLVVNFICRNNHQENKPPTDIESGEEKKPSLAISSVVGLKVPFKSVCKLGLIMAYFYFCDRADMFMKEQKFYTHSSFFIPLIFILVLGFFYNENSKEAKFLNREQTDEWKGWMQLVILIYHISGASAFIPVYMHVRVLVAAYLFQTGYGHFSFFWLKGDFGLHRVCQVLFRLNFLVVVLCLVMDRSYQFYYFVPLVTFWFAVIYGTMAMWPQILQKKASGNGLWNLGLLLKLFVLLSCICLLSYSQGVFENIFSCWPISKLFELQGSVHEWWFRWKLDRFAVFHGMLFAFLYLVLQKCQALSEGKGEPLFSYRISDLLLFISVVSFLTYSIWASSCKSKTECNTLHPYVSVVQILAFILIRNIPGYARSVYSSFFAWFGKISLELFICQYHIWLAADTKGVLVLIPGNPVLNIIISTFIFVCVAHEISHITNELAQIAIPKDGSALLKRLLVGAGFLGGLLLLSAQEESKL, from the exons ATGATCGATTCTAAAGTAACTTTGGAGAACTCATGTGAGACAGCCCCAGCACTGGGAGCAGCACCGGAAAGCAGTGAAGCTGAAAGGACCAAATCAACTGCAGAAAGTTTAGCAGGCTTCTACGCGCATATCTCGCGGTTGAGCACCACAGCTGCGTCTCGTCTGTCTGATTGTTGTCATGGGGGATCCAAGATGGCGGTCCTGGCCTATAGCCGAGGCAAGCGAGAGATAAACCAGTATTTTACCATAGAAAATGCCAAATTGCTCGCTCTAGTGGCCGTCCTTCTGCTTCTCATATGCCACTCAGTCTCCCGGAATTATGGAG GTGGAGATGCCTGTGAGCGTCTTCTGTCCAGTGGTAGATTGCTGGGAGAGAATGCATGGCAACCTTACGGGTGTATGATGCACAGATATAAAAGcaa TGAAGCAAAGAGCTGCCTTTCTGAGAAGCACATAGCATTTATAGGAGATTCCAGAATTCGGCAGCTTTTCTATTCATATGTTAACATAATAAACTTTGAAGTTAAAGAAGGAGGAAtgaag CATGAAAACATTGTGTTTGAAGACAGAAGTGCTTCTCTGAAAGTG gaTTTCCTATGGCAGGCAGAAGTGAACAGTTCTATGAAGGAACTTTTAAAAGCTTGGACATTAGAG ggTACTTCATTAAAACCAGATATGATTGTTTTGGGAGCAGCTACT TGGTCCATTAAGTTACACAATGGCAGCACTGAAGCCCTCGCTCAATATAAAACTAACCTCACATCAATTGCACAGCTTCTGGAGAAGCTGGCGGAACATAGTGAAGTTATCTGGGTCCTGCAAG ATCCAGTGCTTGAAGACCATCTTAGTGACGACAGAAAAATGATCACTAATCAGCAAATAGACTTTTACAATGAAGCGGCTGTAAGCATACTCGACAGCATAAACAGTGTTTCCAAAGCGAAGGTTCAGATTCTGCGTGCTTCCAGGTTGGCAGCTGAACAGACCATCAGTAAATCCTCAGATGGTTTACATCTCCCCAAAAGTACAAGAGACATT agTGCAATGGTTTTAATGAATTACTTCTGCAACAAAATCTTAAAACCTATTGATGGCTCCTGCTGCCTCCCTCGGCCTCCATCTACTCTTATCCAGAAGTTGACTGCTTGCTTTTTCATTCTGTCTATAACCGGCTACCTCGTGGTGAATTTTATTTGCCGCAACAACCATCAGGAAAACAAACCTCCCACGGATATAGAAAGTGGCGAGGAGAAGAAGCCTTCCCTAGCCATTTCCTCTGTTGTCGGCCTGAAAGTCCCATttaagtcagtttgtaaattaggCCTCATCATGgcctacttttatttttgtgacagaGCTGACATGTTCATGAAGGAGCAGAAATTCTACACCCACTCATCATTCTTTATACCACTAATCTTCATACTGGTATTGGgatttttttacaatgaaaacagtaaggag gcaaAGTTTCTAAACAGGGAACAAACAGATGAATGGAAAGGTTGGATGCAGCTTGTAATCTTGATATATCACATATCTGGTGCAAGTGCA TTCATACCTGTGTACATGCATGTACGAGTCCTGGTTGCAGCATATCTGTTTCAAACAGGCTACGGGCACTTTTCCTTCTTTTGGCTGAAAGGAGACTTTGGACTTCACAGAGTCTGCCAG GTACTTTTCCGACTAAATTTCCTTGTGGTTGTGCTTTGCCTGGTAATGGATCGATCCTATCAGTTTTACTATTTTGTTCCATTGGTAACTTTCTGGTTTGCTGTAATCTACGGGACAATGGCTATGTGGCCTCAGATTCTCCAGAAAAAAGCAAGCG GCAATGGTTTATGGAACCTGGGATTGTTGCTGAAACTTTTTGTCTTGCTTTCCTGCATATGTCTCTTAAGTTATTCACAG GGTGTGTTTGAGAATATCTTTTCCTGTTGGCCAATATCCAAGCTTTTTGAACTGCAAGGAAGCGTCCATGAATGGTGGTTTAGGTGGAAGCTGGACCGTTTT GCTGTCTTTCATGGAATGCTCTTCGCGTTTCTGTATTTGGTATTACAGAAATGTCAGGCACTTTCAGAAGGCAAAGGAGAACCTCTTTTCTCATACAGGATCTCAGACCTTTTACTATTCATATCGGTAGTTTCCTTTCTG ACCTATTCCATATGGGCAAGTAGTTGTAAAAGTAAGACGGAGTGCAATACATTGCATCCTTATGTATCAGTGGTACAG attttagcatttattttaatcCGGAACATTCCTGGTTATGCACGTTCAGTGTACAGTTCATTCTTTGCATGGTTTGGCAAGATATCTTTAGAG CTCTTCATTTGCCAGTACCACATATGGCTAGCAGCAGATACCAAGGGGGTCTTGGTGCTAATCCCAGGCAATCCAGTGCTGAACATCATCATTAGCACGTTTATCTTTGTTTGTGTGGCCCATGAGATCTCCCACATTACCAACGAATTAGCACAGATCGCCATTCCTAAAGATGGTTCAGCTCTTCTGAAAAGGTTACTTGTTGGGGCTGGATTTCTAGGTGGTCTTCTTCTTCTG